In the genome of Amaranthus tricolor cultivar Red isolate AtriRed21 chromosome 15, ASM2621246v1, whole genome shotgun sequence, one region contains:
- the LOC130801482 gene encoding trihelix transcription factor GT-3b-like, translated as MDSQQVAVKSRKRRGDQFSDDLSQDEDEAGDNNIREGVLRNNSQKRKTDINSHGSSSILEMLRDFLQPQQRVEWQWMESMERNQRERELFEFEWRQSMEKLERERGW; from the coding sequence ATGGATTCCCAGCAGGTAGCTGTTAAATCAAGGAAGAGAAGGGGTGATCAGTTTTCAGATGACTTATCTCAGGACGAAGATGAGGCGGGGGACAATAATATTCGGGAAGGTGTCCTGAGAAACAACTCCCAGAAAAGGAAAACCGACATTAACAGTCATGGTAGTAGCAGTATTCTGGAGATGCTTAGAGATTTTCTGCAACCGCAGCAAAGGGTAGAGTGGCAGTGGATGGAGTCCATGGAACGGAATCAGCGAGAGAGAGAATTATTCGAGTTTGAATGGCGACAGTCG